The proteins below are encoded in one region of Phaseolus vulgaris cultivar G19833 chromosome 1, P. vulgaris v2.0, whole genome shotgun sequence:
- the LOC137816506 gene encoding uncharacterized protein, with protein sequence MDPPTLPPAKKRKISKPQGTPSFDSHRFLSEDHQQWYGVVENRNLLPERKVVLQTGEHKEFQQELQRRKWIKLTRYAAHSNVAIVKEFYANAMLFKAGVPTFKSFVRGKEISYSGQTINCFLGTELNLGASGCQYVEWCNKKKDYLKVAEKLCKPGADYVTSTTGHKRRILRGDLLPLAQIWMSFLHSNISPCSHTSDITERRSQMVYAIMAGLSMDVGVIIAQEIHLTANSGSTGQLSHPSLITELCRREGVDVSEPPFQKPRQPINAQFILKNCMGSETRAPSVRVAPPAVPRSTAHRLGVLETDQQLIHQKLDALYRSQVLMMSSIRSLSLHIPGISQDSFHFPSAEEFDSHVAWPKHPEKQDDVEGKDEHAVEKEGDELVEQEGVTMLLMLRKKRMSSLETR encoded by the coding sequence atGGATCCTCCTACCTTGCCACCTGCGAAAAAAAGAAAGATCTCAAAACCCCAAGGCACTCCATCTTTTGATTCCCACCGGTTCCTTTCAGAAGATCACCAACAATGGTATGGAGTAGTCGAGAACAGGAACTTACTACCAGAACGAAAGGTTGTTCTACAAACAGGTGAACACAAAGAGTTCCAACAAGAGCTCCAGAGGCGAAAATGGATCAAATTGACGAGATATGCTGCTCATTCAAACGTAGCCATTGTAAAAGAATTCTATGCCAATGCAATGTTGTTCAAAGCAGGAGTTCCAACCTTCAAAAGCTTTGTCAGAGGCAAAGAGATATCCTATAGTGGCCAAACCATTAACTGTTTTCTGGGCACCGAACTAAATTTGGGTGCATCAGGGTGTCAATATGTTGAATGGTGCAACAAGAAAAAAGACTACTTGAAGGTGGCTGAAAAACTGTGCAAGCCTGGGGCAGACTATGTAACTAGTACAACCGGCCACAAACGGAGAATTTTGAGAGGCGATTTGCTTCCCTTAGCGCAGATATGGATGTCTTTTCTGCATTCCAACATTTCTCCTTGCTCTCACACCTCAGATATCACTGAGAGGAGATCCCAAATGGTATATGCTATTATGGCTGGATTATCCATGGATGTTGGAGTCATTATTGCTCAGGAGATTCATTTGACAGCAAACTCAGGCAGCACTGGTCAGCTGAGTCACCCTTCTCTTATCACCGAGCTTTGTCGCAGAGAAGGAGTTGATGTCTCAGAGCCACCTTTCCAGAAGCCTCGGCAGCCTATTAATGCTCAATTCATTCTGAAAAACTGTATGGGAAGTGAAACTCGTGCTCCCTCAGTGAGAGTTGCACCTCCTGCAGTACCCCGTAGCACCGCTCACAGGCTAGGGGTATTAGAGACTGATCAACAATTGATTCACCAGAAGTTGGATGCTTTGTACCGTTCCCAGGTTTTGATGATGAGCAGCATACGGAGCCTCTCACTGCACATACCTGGCATTTCTCAGGACTCATTTCATTTTCCATCTGCAGAGGAATTTGATTCCCATGTGGCATGGCCGAAACATCCTGAGAAACAGGATGATGTTGAGGGAAAGGATGAACATGCGGTTGAGAAGGAGGGGGATGAGCTTGTTGAGCAGGAGGGGGTGACGATGCTGTTGATGctgaggaagaagaggatgagcaGCTTGGAGACTAGGTGA
- the LOC137816507 gene encoding probable BOI-related E3 ubiquitin-protein ligase 3 gives MAFPQHHFQRHYQTQQQQPQTKPFRNLQAIDGQMPQQVAFYNPSDLQDQSQHPPYIPPFHVVGFAPGPPADGSDGGVDLQLQWNYGLEPERKRLKEQDFLENNSQISSVDFLQPRSVSTGLGLSLDNTRLTSTGDSALLSLIGDDIERELQQQDVEIDRFLKVQGERLRQSILEKVQATQLQSVSLIEDKVLQKLREKEAEVESINKRNMELEDRMEQLTVEAGSWQQRARYNENMIAALKFNLQQAYVQSRDSKEGCGDSEVDDTASCCNGRTLDFHLLSKENTDMKDMMTCKACRVNEVTMVLLPCKHLCLCKDCESKLSFCPLCQSSKFISMEVYM, from the exons ATGGCTTTCCCTCAGCACCACTTCCAACGGCACTACCAAACCCAACAACAACAGCCACAAACCAAACCCTTCAG aAATCTGCAAGCAATCGATGGTCAGATGCCACAGCAGGTGGCGTTTTACAACCCTTCTGATTTGCAAGATCAGTCCCAGCACCCACCCTATATACCTCCCT TTCATGTTGTTGGGTTTGCTCCGGGTCCTCCTGCTGATGGCAGTGATGGTGGAGTTGATTTGCAATTGCAATGGAATTATGGTTTGGAGCCAGAGAGAAAGAGACTTAAAGAACAGGACTTTTTGGAGAACAATTCTCAGATATCTTCTGTTGATTTCCTCCAACCACGATCAGTGTCAACTGGGTTAGGCTTGTCACTCGACAATACTCGCCTGACATCCACTGGAGACTCAGCTTTGTTGTCACTCATTGGCGATGACATTGAGCGTGAGTTGCAGCAGCAGGATGTAGAGATAGATAGATTTCTCAAAGTGCAG GGTGAAAGACTGCGTCAATCGATCTTAGAAAAGGTTCAAGCAACACAACTTCAGAGTGTCTCACTCATCGAAGACAAAGTTCTTCAGAAACTTCGTGAGAAAGAAGCTGAGGTTGAAAGCATCAACAAGAGGAACATGGAACTCGAAGATCGAATGGAGCAGTTGACTGTGGAAGCTGGTTCGTGGCAGCAGCGAGCAAGATACAATGAAAACATGATTGCTGCTCTCAAGTTCAACCTTCAGCAAGCATATGTCCAAAGCAGagatagtaaagaaggatgtggtgaCAGTGAGGTTGACGACACAGCTTCTTGCTGCAATGGCCGTACCCTTGATTTTCATCTGCTTTCCAAGGAGAACACTGATATGAAAGATATGATGACATGCAAGGCTTGCAGAGTGAATGAAGTGACCATGGTTTTGTTACCTTGTAAGCATCTTTGCCTCTGTAAAGATTGTGAAAGTAAGCTTAGTTTCTGTCCTCTATGTCAATCCTCCAAATTTATAAGCATGGAGGTCTACATGTAA
- the LOC137816508 gene encoding transcription factor ALC-like isoform X2, with the protein MAGDMHQPQPSLARTFPPNSEDFSTFFNQLLHNPPPLGMDPNHSASDFTPHTNTNNPLPSSPSTFHFSHPIPVTHATTFKQHNNNHNPDFTSSAESVEARKPVPPPRSSSKRSRAAEFHNLSEKRRRSRINEKMKALQKLIPNSNKTDKASMLDEAIEYLKQLQLQVQMLMMRNGFSLHPMSLPGEQRPMIMPQTGLNLDESDGLQNSTSAIASSSKEENLIRHAFSFPKQCSISDQSVVVPSVTRLATSNAPSTFHPSIKDTLYDSMPQLFMDAPKIGKDPSPDLS; encoded by the exons ATGGCTGGTGACATGCACCAACCACAACCCTCTCTTGCCAGAACCTTCCCTCCTAATTCAGAAGACTTCTCAACCTTCTTCAACCAACTCCTCCACAACCCTCCCCCACTAGGAATGGACCCTAATCATTCTGCTTCTgatttcaccccacacaccaacACCAACAACCCTCTTCCTTCCTCTCCCTCAACTTTCCATTTCTCTCACCCCATCCCTGTCACTCATGCCACCACCTTCAAACAACACAACAATAATCACAACCCTGATTTCACTTCTTCTGCTGAG AGTGTGGAGGCAAGGAAACCTGTCCCACCACCACGTTCTTCGTCAAAGAGGAGTAGAGCTGCAGAGTTCCATAATTTGTCTGAAAAG AGAAGAAGGAGCAGGATTAACGAGAAAATGAAAGCCTTGCAGAAATTAATTCCAAATTCTAACAAG ACAGACAAAGCTTCGATGCTAGATGAGGCCATAGAATATTTAAAGCAGCTTCAGCTTCAAGTGCAA ATGTTAATGATGAGAAATGGTTTTAGCTTGCATCCAATGTCTTTGCCAGGAGAACAAAGACCCATGATAATGCCTCAGACTGGGTTGAACCTTGATGAGAGTGATGGACTTCAGAATTCTACTAGTGCAATTGCATCATCTTCAAAAGAAGAAAACTTGATTCGGCATGCTTTTAGTTTTCCGAAGCAATGCAGCATCTCAGACCAGTCTGTTGTTGTGCCCTCAGTGACAAGATTAGCTACTTCGAATGCCCCATCCACTTTTCATCCTTCTATTAAG GATACACTCTACGACAGCATGCCCCAACTGTTTATGGATGCACCAAAGATTGGGAAGGACCCTTCTCCAGACTTGTCTTAA
- the LOC137816508 gene encoding transcription factor ALC-like isoform X1 → MAGDMHQPQPSLARTFPPNSEDFSTFFNQLLHNPPPLGMDPNHSASDFTPHTNTNNPLPSSPSTFHFSHPIPVTHATTFKQHNNNHNPDFTSSAEKSVEARKPVPPPRSSSKRSRAAEFHNLSEKRRRSRINEKMKALQKLIPNSNKTDKASMLDEAIEYLKQLQLQVQMLMMRNGFSLHPMSLPGEQRPMIMPQTGLNLDESDGLQNSTSAIASSSKEENLIRHAFSFPKQCSISDQSVVVPSVTRLATSNAPSTFHPSIKDTLYDSMPQLFMDAPKIGKDPSPDLS, encoded by the exons ATGGCTGGTGACATGCACCAACCACAACCCTCTCTTGCCAGAACCTTCCCTCCTAATTCAGAAGACTTCTCAACCTTCTTCAACCAACTCCTCCACAACCCTCCCCCACTAGGAATGGACCCTAATCATTCTGCTTCTgatttcaccccacacaccaacACCAACAACCCTCTTCCTTCCTCTCCCTCAACTTTCCATTTCTCTCACCCCATCCCTGTCACTCATGCCACCACCTTCAAACAACACAACAATAATCACAACCCTGATTTCACTTCTTCTGCTGAG AAGAGTGTGGAGGCAAGGAAACCTGTCCCACCACCACGTTCTTCGTCAAAGAGGAGTAGAGCTGCAGAGTTCCATAATTTGTCTGAAAAG AGAAGAAGGAGCAGGATTAACGAGAAAATGAAAGCCTTGCAGAAATTAATTCCAAATTCTAACAAG ACAGACAAAGCTTCGATGCTAGATGAGGCCATAGAATATTTAAAGCAGCTTCAGCTTCAAGTGCAA ATGTTAATGATGAGAAATGGTTTTAGCTTGCATCCAATGTCTTTGCCAGGAGAACAAAGACCCATGATAATGCCTCAGACTGGGTTGAACCTTGATGAGAGTGATGGACTTCAGAATTCTACTAGTGCAATTGCATCATCTTCAAAAGAAGAAAACTTGATTCGGCATGCTTTTAGTTTTCCGAAGCAATGCAGCATCTCAGACCAGTCTGTTGTTGTGCCCTCAGTGACAAGATTAGCTACTTCGAATGCCCCATCCACTTTTCATCCTTCTATTAAG GATACACTCTACGACAGCATGCCCCAACTGTTTATGGATGCACCAAAGATTGGGAAGGACCCTTCTCCAGACTTGTCTTAA
- the LOC137816508 gene encoding transcription factor ALC-like isoform X3: MAGDMHQPQPSLARTFPPNSEDFSTFFNQLLHNPPPLGMDPNHSASDFTPHTNTNNPLPSSPSTFHFSHPIPVTHATTFKQHNNNHNPDFTSSAERRRSRINEKMKALQKLIPNSNKTDKASMLDEAIEYLKQLQLQVQMLMMRNGFSLHPMSLPGEQRPMIMPQTGLNLDESDGLQNSTSAIASSSKEENLIRHAFSFPKQCSISDQSVVVPSVTRLATSNAPSTFHPSIKDTLYDSMPQLFMDAPKIGKDPSPDLS; the protein is encoded by the exons ATGGCTGGTGACATGCACCAACCACAACCCTCTCTTGCCAGAACCTTCCCTCCTAATTCAGAAGACTTCTCAACCTTCTTCAACCAACTCCTCCACAACCCTCCCCCACTAGGAATGGACCCTAATCATTCTGCTTCTgatttcaccccacacaccaacACCAACAACCCTCTTCCTTCCTCTCCCTCAACTTTCCATTTCTCTCACCCCATCCCTGTCACTCATGCCACCACCTTCAAACAACACAACAATAATCACAACCCTGATTTCACTTCTTCTGCTGAG AGAAGAAGGAGCAGGATTAACGAGAAAATGAAAGCCTTGCAGAAATTAATTCCAAATTCTAACAAG ACAGACAAAGCTTCGATGCTAGATGAGGCCATAGAATATTTAAAGCAGCTTCAGCTTCAAGTGCAA ATGTTAATGATGAGAAATGGTTTTAGCTTGCATCCAATGTCTTTGCCAGGAGAACAAAGACCCATGATAATGCCTCAGACTGGGTTGAACCTTGATGAGAGTGATGGACTTCAGAATTCTACTAGTGCAATTGCATCATCTTCAAAAGAAGAAAACTTGATTCGGCATGCTTTTAGTTTTCCGAAGCAATGCAGCATCTCAGACCAGTCTGTTGTTGTGCCCTCAGTGACAAGATTAGCTACTTCGAATGCCCCATCCACTTTTCATCCTTCTATTAAG GATACACTCTACGACAGCATGCCCCAACTGTTTATGGATGCACCAAAGATTGGGAAGGACCCTTCTCCAGACTTGTCTTAA
- the LOC137816509 gene encoding probable E3 ubiquitin-protein ligase RHG1A, with product MQGQRGTIGSLQETIEFDTSSTATVEQHIFWNNMRNPSENHFALPPSDLNPSYANPINHEWQNLSGWSLGEPSSSNTQNEVTNNEQKGEVGLSSSISSGPIAGPRLEERRFEPNNTFSLDNVNTSSMYMRSSNSHLVPQNLNLNASLADSVTVTDNGYRVEHPNLNKSSGPVNEHLPPSIGSGPFLLPSGTNGFLVEDTDGRPGCSLDTRRVSCKRKAVERSVGQSSGGGSSSYTQHTDGSTWNTLPTQDYGGSSFNRSASTEQVNARLCLSTGDGASESIPWSNVAGSSENFHRNFRVRINPSSQQISVPPPAISSGSVIRNSGVSSSSPMLQRFHPVDNSLDLRSAPPVDTMVPQSQPLVIHVPALPRNVQPFRWNGGSSSANNHPSNPVICADRNNLPNEEPSSRSMPRNIVEYPMFVPATNLRNVVRNPARASNSANLSIPGNVGSLSRAGSNSAVNPPSAPAWVSRPNPQQYPRRLSEYVRRSLFSPGLEAAGSSSNNYASFRGPSTSSGVNPFERQGDGEFGIQYSLRSLAAAGEGSSRLVSELRNVLGLMRRGGNLRFEDVMILDHSVFAGIADIHDRHRDMRLDVDNMSYEELLALEERIGNVSTGLNEETILKHMKNKKYSAKPGSQHEAEPCCVCQEEYKDGDALGSLDCGHDYHTECIKQWLMHKNLCPICKTTGLKT from the exons ATGCAAGGGCAGAGAGGCACAATTGGTTCCTTGCAAGAAACCATAGAATTTGATACATCAAGTACTGCTACAGTTGAGCAACATATTTTCTGGAACAATATGCGTAATCCTTCAGAGAATCATTTTGCACTTCCCCCCAGTGATTTAAACCCGTCGTACGCAAATCCTATAAACCATGAATGGCAGAACCTTAGTGGATGGAGCCTAGGTGAGCCAAGTTCCAGTAATACTCAGAATGAGGTTACTAACAATGAGCAGAAAGGAGAGGTAGGATTATCATCTTCAATAAGTTCTGGTCCTATAGCTGGTCCAAGACTTGAAGAGAGGCGCTTTGAACCAAACAATACTTTTTCATTGGACAATGTCAATACAAGTTCCATGTATATGCGCAGCTCCAATTCTCACTTGGTGCCTCAGAATCTCAACCTAAATGCAAGCTTAGCAGATAGTGTCACTGTCACTGATAATGGCTATCGTGTGGAACATCCTAACTTGAACAAGTCTAGTGGACCGGTAAATGAGCATCTTCCACCTTCAATTGGTTCTGGTCCTTTTCTGCTTCCTTCTGGCACTAATGGCTTTTTGGTTGAGGATACTGATGGTAGGCCTGGTTGTTCTCTAGACACCCGCCGTGTATCTTGTAAAAGAAAGGCTGTTGAACGAAGTGTTGGGCAATCTTCAGGTGGTGGAAGTTCTAGCTATACTCAGCATACAGATGGTAGTACTTGGAACACTCTTCCTACTCAGGATTATGGTGGAAGCAGTTTTAACAGATCTGCCTCAACAGAACAGGTAAATGCAAGACTCTGTCTGAGTACTGGGGATGGAGCTTCTGAGAGCATTCCTTGGTCAAATGTTGCAGGAAGCTCAGAAAACTTCCACAGGAATTTTCGTGTGAGGATAAATCCTTCAAGTCAACAAATTTCAGTTCCCCCCCCTGCAATCTCAAGTGGGAGTGTTATTAGGAATTCTGGTGTTTCTTCATCCTCTCCAATGTTGCAAAGGTTTCACCCTGTTGATAATTCTTTGGACTTGAGGTCAGCACCACCTGTTGATACTATGGTTCCTCAAAGCCAGCCCCTTGTAATCCATGTTCCAGCTTTACCAAGGAATGTGCAGCCATTCAGGTGGAATGGAGGTTCAAGCTCAGCAAACAATCATCCTTCAAACCCAGTTATATGTGCAGATAGAAATAATTTACCAAACGAGGAACCAAGTTCAAGAAGTATGCCTAGAAACATTGTAGAATACCCCATGTTTGTGCCTGCAACCAATTTAAGAAATGTGGTTAGAAATCCAGCTAGAGCTTCAAATAGTGCAAATTTAAGTATTCCAGGAAATGTTGGTTCTTTATCGAGGGCAGGCTCAAATTCAGCTGTCAATCCACCATCTGCTCCGGCGTGGGTTTCTCGCCCAAATCCTCAGCAGTATCCTCGCAGGTTATCAGAATATGTTCGCCGGTCTTTGTTTTCTCCTGGTTTGGAAGCTGCTGGAAGTTCAAGCAACAATTATGCTTCCTTCCGTGGCCCTTCTACTTCATCTGGGGTAAACCCATTTGAGAGGCAAGGTGATGGTGAATTTGGAATTCAGTATTCTTTACGATCATTGGCTGCTGCTGGTGAAGGAAGTAGTAGACTTGTATCTGAG CTCCGCAATGTATTGGGCCTCATGCGTAGGGGTGGGAACCTACGATTTGAG GATGTTATGATCTTGGACCATTCAGTGTTCGCTGGAATTGCTGATATTCATGATCGACACAGGGATATGCGACTTGATGTTGATAACATGTCTTATGAG GAGCTATTGGCTTTGGAAGAACGCATTGGAAATGTGAGCACTGGCTTGAATGAGGAGACCATATTAAAACACATGAAAAATAAGAAGTATTCAGCTAAACCAGGTTCTCAGCATGAGGCAGAACCCTGTTGTGTTTGTCAG GAGGAGTACAAAGATGGAGATGCTTTAGGGTCACTGGATTGTGGGCATGATTACCATACCGAATGCATTAAGCAGTGGCTAATGCATAAGAATCTGTGTCCCATTTGTAAGACAACAGGGTTGAAAACATGA
- the LOC137816510 gene encoding NAC domain-containing protein 71-like: protein MEDQPNDALPPGYRFYPSEEVLIRYYLTKKNENRAGGFNGSDLIKELNLYDHDPFELPDAACFPYGYRGRKKHWFCYTVKETKRGTRKVKSGFWLRKGRVREIRDNGGIGNAVLGTRSRFVFYVGNSLKNATRTDWILYEYALVDQILASLVLCRVVNKLHHKNSPSEIGRSCCAEESAAVAVRHVGVQHDGCVGGDVDEVQVRDDGFVNRETEAAENPIRCGGEHDHAAPVSVAQGSQPVQERLSGLPSGSGLFIEAVTSHQHMLSILEEDFIELNDIV, encoded by the exons ATGGAAGACCAACCGAACGATGCACTACCTCCTGGTTACCGGTTCTACCCGTCCGAAGAGGTTCTCATCCGCTATTACTTAACCAAGAAGAACGAGAACCGGGCGGGGGGGTTCAACGGTTCTGATTTGATCAAGGAACTGAACCTGTACGATCACGACCCCTTCGAATTACCGGACGCTGCGTGCTTTCCGTACGGTTACCGAGGGAGGAAGAAGCATTGGTTCTGTTACACTGTTAAAGAGACCAAACGCGGAACCAGAAAGGTCAAAAGCGGGTTCTGGCTCCGGAAGGGAAGGGTTCGGGAAATTCGCGATAACGGTGGGATTGGAAACGCTGTTTTAGGCACCAGGTCGCGTTTCGTTTTCTACGTCGGGAATTCGCTGAAAAACGCTACCAGAACGGATTGGATTTTGTACGAGTACGCGTTGGTTGACCAAATTCTG GCTTCGCTCGTGCTCTGTCGTGTGGTGAATAAGCTTCATCATAAGAATAGTCCGTCGGAAATTGGTCGCAGTTGTTGTGCTGAAGAGAGTGCCGCTGTGGCGGTGCGTCACGTTGGTGTTCAGCATGATGGATGCGTGGGAGGTGATGTTGATGAAGTTCAGGTGCGTGATGATGGCTTTGTTAATAGAGAGACTGAAGCTGCTGAGAATCCAATTAGGTGTGGTGGTGAACATGATCATGCTGCACCTGTTTCAGTTGCTCAGGGAAGTCAACCG GTTCAGGAAAGACTTTCTGGACTTCCCTCTGGCAGTGGATTGTTCATTGAAGCCGTGACATCTCATCAACATATGCTTTCCATTCTAGAGGAGGATTTCATAGaattgaatgatattgtatga